A portion of the Parasedimentitalea marina genome contains these proteins:
- a CDS encoding mechanosensitive ion channel family protein produces the protein MKTLLQRYVQVLHVLGLIVLMAFATTAPLSAQSQMLPTSGTNTADTVTLPDPLTPEAIHEMVARMSDDQVRGLLLDRLDAVAAAQSAPAPGKGLIATLEETWTAFYSPGLSAIGKLSHLGSKQIEALSNFRSAFGDMGLLKLFAFMAIAIAAGLAAEMIVNRISKRWQGTEATADDATLWSALGFLARRFGREILGLVAFYVALRTVGLALLSPAQLSFAGPFVTYMIWFPRLGAAVSRFVLAPHRSDLRLVNIDDRWAAYLHRNLIGLVLLGGFTMFIIGFNTANGVAIAETRIAFWLNSAVHIYVALIFWTAREGLTQMMLGTDPDRSRFDVWVASAYPYFAIAVAAVTWVVVQVLSGFGYFKLLLTTPHYTTMFWLLLAPVIDTAIRGLVRHMLPPMIGEGAVAEAAYKATKRSYIKIGRVIAGLIVVLRVAEAWNLDLRNLAAAGVGERFAANSVEFIMTVATGYVIYELVSLYVNRQLAKEQTSVAGVEGDLGGGEGGGAGGSRLTTVLPLALVSAQTAIMVIFGLLAVGSLGIDITPLLAGAGILGLAIGFGAQKLVTDVVSGVFFLIDDAFRVGEYVEVGGTMGTVEKISIRSMQLRHHRGLVHTIPYGEIPKLTNFSRDWVIMKLMFTVPFDTDPNKVKKIFKRIGAEMIADPLYKDDFLEPFKSQGVFQFDDVGIVMRGKFMAKPGTQFTIRKEIYNRVRKEFDANGIEFARREVRVALPGLDESDNLSEADKTAVAAAAGAAVQQQVEAKAAEAAAAKGKK, from the coding sequence ATGAAAACTCTATTGCAGCGCTACGTTCAGGTTTTGCATGTCTTGGGACTGATCGTCCTGATGGCCTTTGCAACGACAGCGCCTCTTTCCGCCCAATCGCAAATGCTGCCAACCTCAGGCACCAACACCGCAGATACGGTGACGCTCCCGGATCCATTGACCCCAGAGGCCATCCACGAAATGGTCGCCAGAATGTCAGATGATCAAGTGCGCGGTCTATTGCTGGATCGACTGGACGCAGTTGCTGCTGCTCAATCTGCGCCGGCACCAGGCAAAGGATTGATCGCAACCCTGGAAGAAACCTGGACAGCGTTCTATTCACCCGGCCTAAGCGCCATTGGGAAGCTGTCTCACTTGGGTTCCAAACAGATCGAGGCCCTGTCGAACTTTCGATCGGCATTTGGCGACATGGGCCTGCTGAAACTTTTCGCATTCATGGCAATTGCCATTGCCGCAGGTCTTGCTGCCGAGATGATCGTAAATAGGATCTCAAAACGCTGGCAGGGCACTGAAGCTACGGCCGACGATGCTACACTATGGAGCGCGCTTGGCTTTCTGGCCCGCCGTTTTGGTCGCGAAATCCTAGGCTTGGTTGCGTTTTATGTGGCACTCAGAACTGTCGGCCTGGCCCTGCTTAGCCCTGCGCAACTTTCCTTTGCCGGACCATTTGTCACCTACATGATCTGGTTTCCTCGCCTTGGCGCTGCAGTCTCGCGCTTTGTACTTGCACCGCACCGGTCCGATCTTCGGCTGGTCAATATAGACGACCGTTGGGCTGCCTATCTGCACCGGAACCTGATTGGCTTGGTGCTATTGGGTGGTTTCACGATGTTCATCATTGGGTTCAACACCGCAAATGGTGTTGCCATTGCAGAAACACGCATTGCCTTCTGGCTAAACTCAGCCGTGCACATCTATGTGGCACTGATATTCTGGACCGCCCGTGAAGGTCTGACCCAGATGATGCTTGGAACGGATCCGGATCGCAGCAGGTTCGACGTCTGGGTGGCCTCTGCCTACCCCTACTTTGCCATTGCGGTTGCCGCTGTCACTTGGGTTGTCGTTCAGGTTCTGTCTGGTTTCGGGTACTTCAAGCTACTCCTGACAACTCCGCATTACACCACAATGTTCTGGCTGCTTTTGGCACCGGTCATAGACACTGCCATTCGCGGTTTGGTGCGTCATATGTTGCCGCCGATGATTGGCGAAGGGGCCGTGGCCGAGGCCGCCTATAAAGCCACCAAACGGAGCTATATCAAAATCGGGCGTGTTATTGCCGGCCTGATTGTGGTCCTGAGGGTTGCAGAAGCCTGGAACCTTGATTTACGAAATCTGGCAGCGGCTGGCGTTGGTGAACGGTTTGCCGCCAACTCGGTTGAGTTCATCATGACCGTTGCCACTGGCTATGTGATCTATGAACTGGTCTCGCTTTACGTCAACCGCCAGCTTGCCAAAGAACAAACATCCGTGGCCGGAGTTGAAGGCGATCTGGGTGGTGGCGAAGGCGGTGGCGCAGGTGGATCTCGTTTGACCACCGTACTGCCACTTGCATTGGTCAGCGCCCAGACTGCTATTATGGTGATCTTCGGTCTGCTGGCCGTTGGCAGCCTTGGCATTGACATCACACCCCTGCTGGCTGGGGCTGGTATCCTTGGTCTGGCGATTGGTTTCGGTGCCCAGAAACTGGTCACTGATGTGGTTTCAGGCGTCTTCTTCCTGATCGACGATGCCTTTCGCGTTGGCGAATATGTCGAGGTCGGCGGCACCATGGGCACGGTCGAAAAAATCTCGATCCGCTCGATGCAGCTGCGCCACCACCGTGGCCTGGTGCATACCATTCCCTACGGCGAAATTCCCAAGCTGACGAATTTCAGCCGGGACTGGGTCATCATGAAGCTGATGTTCACCGTGCCATTTGATACCGACCCCAATAAAGTCAAAAAGATCTTCAAACGGATCGGCGCCGAAATGATTGCAGATCCTCTATACAAGGATGATTTCCTTGAACCCTTCAAAAGCCAGGGTGTGTTCCAGTTTGACGATGTCGGCATCGTTATGCGGGGTAAGTTCATGGCCAAGCCC